The following proteins are co-located in the Apium graveolens cultivar Ventura chromosome 5, ASM990537v1, whole genome shotgun sequence genome:
- the LOC141660403 gene encoding acetyl-CoA-benzylalcohol acetyltransferase-like, protein MEVKMLSRKMVKPANPTPKNLLTSELSFFDQMQPPVYIPTIYFFQSGSTSRRRLEASLSETLIRFYPLAGRFSIDGSCVNCNDQGVDYLEAEALDVTLAELLDNASTNLELLHCLVPWDIQKPKMDISPIVGIQLTTFKCGGLVICGLCSHIKLDGFSGSTFFREWSIACRAGLDEAMLPNFCIPSIFPKRDLSGMIKPSGSPFLRNIKMVTRRFVFPQKTILNLKSEVRASTGNVVNPSRVEVLACTLWKVLISIDQAKHGSLRDSTLCTSVNLRGRTGIKDIPQNVFGNFYFQIPIRFKRGNGTKPENLELHHLVSLFSKTIKNEIGECSKISDPNELMTKVAKNINIIREEKGNDGVNFRFFNTLCNFPMYDVDFGWGKPEWVGVTSVPVELVVMVNV, encoded by the coding sequence ATGGAGGTCAAGATGTTATCTCGTAAAATGGTGAAACCAGCAAATCCAACCCCAAAGAACCTTTTAACCTCTGAACTGTCCTTTTTTGATCAGATGCAACCTCCGGTTTACATTCCCACAATTTACTTTTTTCAATCTGGGAGCACTAGCAGACGCCGCTTAGAAGCATCATTATCTGAGACCCTGATTCGATTCTATCCACTAGCCGGAAGATTCTCCATTGATGGTTCATGTGTCAATTGTAACGACCAAGGGGTCGATTACTTGGAAGCTGAAGCACTTGATGTAACACTAGCTGAATTGCTTGACAATGCTTCTACAAATCTTGAACTTTTACATTGCCTTGTTCCATGGGACATACAAAAGCCTAAAATGGACATCTCTCCCATTGTAGGCATACAACTGACCACGTTCAAGTGCGGGGGACTAGTAATATGTGGACTTTGTTCACATATAAAGCTAGATGGATTCTCTGGATCTACATTCTTTCGTGAATGGTCCATTGCATGTAGAGCTGGACTTGATGAAGCAATGCTTCCGAATTTCTGCATACCTTCCATATTTCCAAAAAGAGATTTATCTGGGATGATCAAGCCTAGTGGTTCTCCATTTTTGAGGAATATAAAAATGGTTACAAGGAGGTTTGTGTTTCCTCAGAAAACTATTTTGAACCTAAAATCAGAAGTAAGGGCTAGTACTGGAAATGTTGTTAACCCTTCACGTGTAGAGGTTTTAGCTTGTACTTTATGGAAGGTTCTAATCAGCATTGATCAAGCAAAACATGGAAGTTTAAGAGATTCAACGCTTTGCACTTCTGTCAACTTGAGAGGAAGAACTGGAATCAAAGACATTCCCCAAAATGTTTTTGGGAATTTTTACTTTCAAATTCCTATCAGATTTAAGCGAGGAAATGGTACTAAACCTGAGAATTTAGAGTTGCATCATTTGGTGAGCTTGTTTAGTAAGACCATAAAGAATGAAATAGGGGAATGTTCAAAAATTTCTGACCCGAATGAGCTGATGACAAAGGTGGCTAAAAATATTAACATTATACGCGAAGAGAAGGGAAACGATGGAGTGAATTTCAGGTTCTTTAACACATTATGCAACTTTCCGATGTACGATGTTGATTTCGGGTGGGGGAAGCCGGAGTGGGTGGGTGTCACAAGTGTCCCCGTAGAACTTGTTGTTATGGTCAATGTTTAA